Within Conexibacter woesei DSM 14684, the genomic segment CGGGCAAGACGACGACCGCGGCGCGGCGTGCGGCGAGCACCGTGCGACTCGACGTCCCGGCGCAAGCCGCCGCGTTCCAGAGCGACCCTGACGCCGCGCTGCGGAACCTGACGGAGCCCGTCCTGCTCGACGAGTGGCAGGTCGTCCCAGAGGTGCTCGGCGCCGTGAAGCGCGCGGTCGACGCCGACTTCCGCCCGGGCCGCTTCCTCGTGACCGGCTCGGTCAGAGCTGGGATCGAGCAGGAGATGTGGCCCGGGACGGGGCGGCTCGTGCGCATCGAGATGTACCCGATGTCAGTTCGCGAACAGCTCGGAAGGGCATCCGCAGCGACGTTCTTCGACGCCCTCGCGGACGGCGCGCCGCCGCCGCAGCCGACCGACCCTCCCGATCTCCGCGGGTACGTCGACCTCGCGCTGCGCGGCGGGTTCCCGGCGCCTTCGCTCCGCCTCCGGCCGCCGGCGGCTCGGCAGTGGCTCAACGGCTACGTCGAGGAACTGCTGCTGCGCGACGTCGCGCAGCTGTCGGGCGGCGCGACGCGACCACTCGACACGCAGCGGCTGCGCCGCTACTTCGAGGCGTATGCGCTCAACTCCGCCGGCGTCGCAGAGCACAAGACGATCTACGACGCCGCAGGCATATCGAAGGTCACCGCGATCGCCTACGAGGCGCTCCTGACCGACCTCTTCGTCGCCGAGCGCATGCCGAGCTGGACGTCGAACCGGCTCAAGCGCCTCGTCCAGCAGCCGAAGCGGTACCTCGTCGACTCGTCCCTGATCGGCGCCGCGGTCAGTGTCGACACGGCCGGCGTCATGCGCGACGGCGACCTGCTCGGCCGGTTGCTCGACACGTTCGTCGTCGGTCAGCTGCGCGCCGAGCTCGGAGTGTCGAGGTCCCGACCTCGCCTGCACCACCTGCGCACGCGAGAGGGCCGCCAGGAGGTGGACGTCGTGGCGGAGCTGGCGGGGCAGCGGGTCGTCGGCATCGAGATCAAGGCGAGCGCCGCGCCAAAGAGCAGCGACGCCCGTCACCTCGCCTGGCTGCGCGACGAGCTGGGCGACCGCTTCGCGGCCGGAGTCGTGCTGCACACCGGCCCGCGCGTCTTTCAGCTCGACGCGGGCATCGTCGCCGCGCCGATCGCGTCGCTCTGGGCCTGAATCGACCGCCCGACGACACGCCGCGCGCCCTACAGCCGCGCCGGCTCCTCCAGCAGCTCCGTGACCGTCACCAGGAAGCGGGCGGCGTCGGCGCCGTAGATCACGCGGTGGTCGCTGGTGAGAGTGAGCGTCGCCAGCGAGACGGCGGCGATCGTGCCGTCGGGGCGCGGGACGGCGGTCGGGCGCAGCGCGCCGACGGCGAGGATCGCGGCCTGTGGCGGGTTGATCACCGCCTCGAAGTGGCGGACGCCGAGCATGCCGAGGTTCGACACCGTGAAGGTGCCGTCGGCGAGCTGGGCGGGGGCGACGCTGCGCTCGCGCACCGCGTCGACCAGGGCACGGGTCTCGCCCGCGATCTCGGCCAGCGGCTTGCGGTCGGCGTCGTGGATCGTCGGGACGACGAGCGCGTCGCCCGCCGCGACCGCCATCCCGACGTTGACGCGATCCCACTCGTGGAAGCCTCCCGCCTCCGCGTCGAAGCTCGCGTTCACGCGCGGGTGCGCGCGCAGCGCCAGCGCGACGGCGCGCAGCACCATGTCGTTGAGCGACGGCGCCGGCGTGCCGCCGGCCGCGCCGCCAGCCGCCTTCAGCCGCGCCCGCAGCGCGACCGCCGCGTCCAGCTCGACGTCGGCCGCGACGGTGAACGCGGGCACGCCGCTCGTCGCCTCGACCATCCGGCGCGCGATCAGCCGCTGCGTCCGCGTCGCCTTCACGAACGTCCCGCCCGCGACGGCGCTCACGCCCCCGCCCCGCCCTCGATCCGCACGACGACGTCGCCGACGGCGCACTCCTGCCCCGTGGCGACGAGGACCTCGGCGACCGTGCCGTCGACGCCGGCCTCGACCTCGAACGCCGCCTTGTCGCCCTCGACCTCGACGACCGAGTCACCCGCCGCGACGGTGTCGCCGACCGCGACCAGCACGGCGAGGATCTCCACCTCGACGGTCGACATGCCCATCTTCGGAA encodes:
- a CDS encoding biotin/lipoyl-containing protein — its product is MTDIHIPKMGMSTVEVEILAVLVAVGDTVAAGDSVVEVEGDKAAFEVEAGVDGTVAEVLVATGQECAVGDVVVRIEGGAGA
- a CDS encoding ATP-binding protein gives rise to the protein MLDFALDELLTDLPALLIVGPRASGKTTTAARRAASTVRLDVPAQAAAFQSDPDAALRNLTEPVLLDEWQVVPEVLGAVKRAVDADFRPGRFLVTGSVRAGIEQEMWPGTGRLVRIEMYPMSVREQLGRASAATFFDALADGAPPPQPTDPPDLRGYVDLALRGGFPAPSLRLRPPAARQWLNGYVEELLLRDVAQLSGGATRPLDTQRLRRYFEAYALNSAGVAEHKTIYDAAGISKVTAIAYEALLTDLFVAERMPSWTSNRLKRLVQQPKRYLVDSSLIGAAVSVDTAGVMRDGDLLGRLLDTFVVGQLRAELGVSRSRPRLHHLRTREGRQEVDVVAELAGQRVVGIEIKASAAPKSSDARHLAWLRDELGDRFAAGVVLHTGPRVFQLDAGIVAAPIASLWA
- a CDS encoding 2-oxo acid dehydrogenase subunit E2, coding for MSAVAGGTFVKATRTQRLIARRMVEATSGVPAFTVAADVELDAAVALRARLKAAGGAAGGTPAPSLNDMVLRAVALALRAHPRVNASFDAEAGGFHEWDRVNVGMAVAAGDALVVPTIHDADRKPLAEIAGETRALVDAVRERSVAPAQLADGTFTVSNLGMLGVRHFEAVINPPQAAILAVGALRPTAVPRPDGTIAAVSLATLTLTSDHRVIYGADAARFLVTVTELLEEPARL